A region from the Benincasa hispida cultivar B227 chromosome 10, ASM972705v1, whole genome shotgun sequence genome encodes:
- the LOC120088790 gene encoding pre-rRNA-processing protein las1 isoform X2 — MNASVCGTENQLSNVSLSEEALAMLYCMAIMRLVNGVVEKTRKKTEVSIAVAADAIGLPRVLIDIRHEGSHRELPALQVVRSASIKALRWLKSYYWQPQEKAIPFQGDISTTIRKEIKSKLRDLAFNLKVKQNPELESALVKPKRLKTKSGKTLKVLIQLYSTFSSEFVSVLLEFLLKAMRSSDLAFPKSSKKSSSSVLDGWKLAISKISNKEPELLLDLLEAILEKIKTQVALEYESKYFMSSDHKMESCQVAQLSSLFAWLVNKLNGIKPKRKGEVISGKHIPKSILVELLRKCLLVSAPCNKRLMDSATDLAQLLDDDSLVKKLNKLSFLNELISPIPDEENPIQTMPENSFNQVESLHEASQKLEMIKLHKRKNNLAANPVDGNVGSSSRWTVVSSWTPCPIGMLPRSIGCSGRPAVLNLNPESEPSSEELKTKENCELDNCSNKKREASSDIRHLDRSTVKKMKETNENVQSETQNVESPEGVKGRLLIGGIWKKVGEEELSAIQSAVRILI, encoded by the exons ATGAATGCTTCAGTTTGTGGTACAGAGAACCAATTAAGCAATGTTTCGCTTTCCGAGGAAGCGCTAGCCATGTTATATTGCATGGCCATTATGAg GCTTGTAAATGGTGTTGTCGAGAAGACACGTAAGAAAACAGAAGTTTCAATTGCTGTGGCAGCCGATGCTATTGGTTTACCCCGTGTATTGATTGATATTCGTCATG AGGGCTCTCATCGTGAACTTCCAGCTCTTCAGGTGGTTCGGAGTGCCTCAATCAAG GCGCTTCGTTGGTTGAAATCTTATTATTGGCAACCTCAGGAGAAAGCTATTCCGTTTCAAGGTGATATAAGTACGACCATTAGAAAGGAAATCAAATCCAAACTTCGTGATTTGGCTTTCAATTTAAAAGTGAAGCAAAATCCCGAACTAGAATCTGCCCTGGTCAAGCCAAAAC GTTTGAAGACAAAGTCTGGCAAGACACTGAAGGTTCTTATTCAGTTGTATTCTACTTTCTCTTCAGAATTTGTATCTGTATTGTTGGAATTCTTGCTAAAGGCGATGAGGTCATCAGACTTGGCCTTTCCCAAAAGTTCCAAAAAGTCTAGCAGCTCTGTATTGGATGGTTGGAAGCTAGCAATTTCTAAGATCTCAAATAAGGAGCCAGAATTGCTTTTAGATCTGCTTGAGGCAATTCTTGAGAAGATCAAGACTCAAGTAGCCTTAGAATATG AAAGCAAGTACTTCATGTCCTCAGACCACAAAATGGAGAGCTGTCAAGTCGCACAACTATCCTCTTTGTTTGCATGGCTCGTTAACAAACTTAATGGGATAAAACCTAAACGCAAGGGAGAAGTCATTTCTGGAAAACACATTCCGAAAAGTATTCTTGTGGAGTTGCTACGTAAATGCCTTCTGGTATCAGCTCCTTGCAACAAGCGGCTTATGGATTCAGCCACTGATCTTGCACAGTTATTGGACGACGATTCTCTAGTGAAGAAACTGAACAAACTATCTTTTCTGAACGAACTGATTTCACCTATCCCAGACGAAGAAAATCCCATCCAAACCATGCCTGAGAACAGTTTTAATCAGGTGGAGTCGCTCCATGAAGCAAGTCAGAAACTGGAGATGATTAAACTCCACAAAAGAAAGAACAACTTGGCGGCAAATCCAGTAGATGGTAATGTGGGAAGTTCCAGCAGATGGACTGTGGTAAGCTCATGGACACCATGTCCAATTGGTATGCTGCCTCGTTCAATTGGCTGTTCTGGTCGGCCTGCTGTTCTTAACCTCAATCCCGAGAGCGAACCATCTTCAGAAGAGCTGAAAACCAAAGAGAACTGTGAACTCGACAACTGTAGTAACAAGAAGAGGGAAGCCAGTTCTGATATTCGGCATCTTGATAGGTCCACTGTCAAGAAAATGAAGGAAACAAATGAAAATGTTCAGTCTGAGACACAAAATGTTGAGTCACCTGAAGGTGTGAAAGGGCGTTTGTTGATAGGTGGAATATGGAAGAAAGTTGGGGAAGAAGAATTATCTGCCATTCAGTCTGCGGTAagaatattaatataa
- the LOC120088790 gene encoding pre-rRNA-processing protein las1 isoform X1 — translation MESLLGFQEVLVENEEENSSTYSRKLVPWSTWSEWLFVGQSLFSDSPDSVAAALSRISTWRSRGCLPVVVEVTASIVEIQQKDPYFIKNQSMNASVCGTENQLSNVSLSEEALAMLYCMAIMRLVNGVVEKTRKKTEVSIAVAADAIGLPRVLIDIRHEGSHRELPALQVVRSASIKALRWLKSYYWQPQEKAIPFQGDISTTIRKEIKSKLRDLAFNLKVKQNPELESALVKPKRLKTKSGKTLKVLIQLYSTFSSEFVSVLLEFLLKAMRSSDLAFPKSSKKSSSSVLDGWKLAISKISNKEPELLLDLLEAILEKIKTQVALEYESKYFMSSDHKMESCQVAQLSSLFAWLVNKLNGIKPKRKGEVISGKHIPKSILVELLRKCLLVSAPCNKRLMDSATDLAQLLDDDSLVKKLNKLSFLNELISPIPDEENPIQTMPENSFNQVESLHEASQKLEMIKLHKRKNNLAANPVDGNVGSSSRWTVVSSWTPCPIGMLPRSIGCSGRPAVLNLNPESEPSSEELKTKENCELDNCSNKKREASSDIRHLDRSTVKKMKETNENVQSETQNVESPEGVKGRLLIGGIWKKVGEEELSAIQSAVRILI, via the exons ATGGAGTCGCTGTTAGGATTTCAAGAAGTGCTGgtagagaatgaagaagagaattCGTCGACGTACAGCCGTAAATTAGTACCCTGGTCGACCTGGAGCGAATGGCTTTTCGTTGGTCAATCACTCTTCTCTGACTCTCCAGACTCCGTCGCTGCCGCTCTGAGTAGA ATATCAACATGGAGAAGCAGAGGATGTCTTCCAGTTGTCGTTGAAGTTACGGCTTCGATTGTCGAAATCCAACAAAAGGATCCTTACTTCAT AAAGAACCAGTCTATGAATGCTTCAGTTTGTGGTACAGAGAACCAATTAAGCAATGTTTCGCTTTCCGAGGAAGCGCTAGCCATGTTATATTGCATGGCCATTATGAg GCTTGTAAATGGTGTTGTCGAGAAGACACGTAAGAAAACAGAAGTTTCAATTGCTGTGGCAGCCGATGCTATTGGTTTACCCCGTGTATTGATTGATATTCGTCATG AGGGCTCTCATCGTGAACTTCCAGCTCTTCAGGTGGTTCGGAGTGCCTCAATCAAG GCGCTTCGTTGGTTGAAATCTTATTATTGGCAACCTCAGGAGAAAGCTATTCCGTTTCAAGGTGATATAAGTACGACCATTAGAAAGGAAATCAAATCCAAACTTCGTGATTTGGCTTTCAATTTAAAAGTGAAGCAAAATCCCGAACTAGAATCTGCCCTGGTCAAGCCAAAAC GTTTGAAGACAAAGTCTGGCAAGACACTGAAGGTTCTTATTCAGTTGTATTCTACTTTCTCTTCAGAATTTGTATCTGTATTGTTGGAATTCTTGCTAAAGGCGATGAGGTCATCAGACTTGGCCTTTCCCAAAAGTTCCAAAAAGTCTAGCAGCTCTGTATTGGATGGTTGGAAGCTAGCAATTTCTAAGATCTCAAATAAGGAGCCAGAATTGCTTTTAGATCTGCTTGAGGCAATTCTTGAGAAGATCAAGACTCAAGTAGCCTTAGAATATG AAAGCAAGTACTTCATGTCCTCAGACCACAAAATGGAGAGCTGTCAAGTCGCACAACTATCCTCTTTGTTTGCATGGCTCGTTAACAAACTTAATGGGATAAAACCTAAACGCAAGGGAGAAGTCATTTCTGGAAAACACATTCCGAAAAGTATTCTTGTGGAGTTGCTACGTAAATGCCTTCTGGTATCAGCTCCTTGCAACAAGCGGCTTATGGATTCAGCCACTGATCTTGCACAGTTATTGGACGACGATTCTCTAGTGAAGAAACTGAACAAACTATCTTTTCTGAACGAACTGATTTCACCTATCCCAGACGAAGAAAATCCCATCCAAACCATGCCTGAGAACAGTTTTAATCAGGTGGAGTCGCTCCATGAAGCAAGTCAGAAACTGGAGATGATTAAACTCCACAAAAGAAAGAACAACTTGGCGGCAAATCCAGTAGATGGTAATGTGGGAAGTTCCAGCAGATGGACTGTGGTAAGCTCATGGACACCATGTCCAATTGGTATGCTGCCTCGTTCAATTGGCTGTTCTGGTCGGCCTGCTGTTCTTAACCTCAATCCCGAGAGCGAACCATCTTCAGAAGAGCTGAAAACCAAAGAGAACTGTGAACTCGACAACTGTAGTAACAAGAAGAGGGAAGCCAGTTCTGATATTCGGCATCTTGATAGGTCCACTGTCAAGAAAATGAAGGAAACAAATGAAAATGTTCAGTCTGAGACACAAAATGTTGAGTCACCTGAAGGTGTGAAAGGGCGTTTGTTGATAGGTGGAATATGGAAGAAAGTTGGGGAAGAAGAATTATCTGCCATTCAGTCTGCGGTAagaatattaatataa